CACGGAAGGGCTCTGGACCAGTGGATCGTTCACCGACATCACCGTGCTGCCGGTCAACGACGCGCCGTCGTTCCAGGCGATCACGAACTCGATCGATGTGGGTGTGGCGCGAGGCGGAAGCGCGGGCTACGCCGTCGACATCGACGCCGGCGCACCGGACGAGGCCGGGCAGACCCTGTCCTTCGAGCTGACCCTGATCGACGGCGATGGGGGCTTCTTCAACAGCCCACCGACCATCGATCCGGTCACCGGCCGCTTGCACTTCGACCTTGCGCCGGGGGGATCGGGCCACGCGCTGTACGAGGTGGTGCTGCGCGACGACGGTGGCACGGCCAACGGGGGCGTGGATGCGTCGGACGCCGCGAACGTGCTGCTGTACTCCGACCGGATGCCGCCGACGCTGACGATCCAGTCGCCGAGCGACGGCAGCAGCTTCGATGCCGGCGTACCGGTCACCTTCAGCGCCGAGGCCTTCGACGGCAGCGGCATGAACATCTCGTCGCAGGTCGAGTGGGGGTCGGATCGCGACGGGGCGCTCGGGATCGGTGCTTCGATCCAGGTCGACTCGCTGAGCAGCGGCGCGCACCGGATCGGGGCCCGCGTGTTCGACAACGACGGCGTGCCGGTGACCGACTTCGTCGACGTGGTGATCGTCGCGTCGCTGACGCCGCCGCAGGTCTTCATCGACAGCCCGCTGAACGGCGAGACTTTCGAGGCGGGTGTCCCGGTCATCTTCGACGGCGAGGCCTTCGATGCCGAAGACGGTGTGCTGGACGGCGCGCTGCAGTGGTCGTCGAACCTGCAGGGACCGATCGGCAACGGTTCGACGTTCCAGACCGACCAGCTGGTCGTCGGCGATCACGTGGTCTCGGCCCGGGCGATCGACAGCGACGGCATGGCCGGCATCGACCAGGTCGACGTGACCATCGTTCCCGCGCCGACCGAGATCCTGTTCCGCGACGGATTCGAGTCGCCCGGGGCGCGCTGACGGCCCTCGGTTCGCGCCCCGGGCCGAAGGCAGGCCGGCTACACTGCCGGCCATGTCCGAGGCCTTCCAGCTCCGCCGCCACCGCCGGGCGCGCCGCGTCACGCTGCGCGTCAAGGCCGACGCCAGCCTGGTCGTCACCGCGCCGCCGCGCGTGCCCGAGCGGGTGATCCGGGACTTCCTCGCCGAGCGCGCCGACTGGATCGAGCGGGCGAGGGGACGATTGCAGGCCGTGCGGGACCAACGACCGGAGCATCTGAACGATACCCACCCGAACACGATCGAGCTGCCGGCCATCGGGCGCGTACTGGACATCCGCTACGCGGAAGGCGACCGTCCCCGCTGGCGTGCCCGGGGTGTGGACTGCATCGAACTGCAGGCCGCGGAGGCGTCCGACGATGCCCGTGCGCTGCTGATCGATCTTCTGAAGGCGATGGCGCGCGGTTCGCTGGAACCGCGGGTGCTGGAGTTCGCGGAACGGCACGGCCTGAAGCCCGGCCGGATCACCTGGCGCAACCAGGTCTCGCGCTGGGGCAGTTGTGCCGCCAGCGGCAATCTCTCGCTGAATGTCCGCTTGCTGCTGCTCGACCGCGACGTCTGCGACTACGTCCTGCTGCACGAACTCGCCCACCTCGAGCACCCGAACCACTCGCGGGCGTTCTGGGCGAAGGTCGAAGCGATGTGTCCCGACTACAAGCTCAGGGAGCGCGCACTGAAGGCGGCATCGAGAGCGATGCCGGTGTGGGTTACGGGCTGATCTCCGAACTCGAGGACCGCGTCGTAATGTGGTCTTCGGTGTTCGCTTCGGACCACGGATTCTCGCAGTCGATGTCCATCCGCTCTGCGGCTCGATTCACGGCCTCGAGCGGGCCGACCTCGATGAGCTTATCCAGCCACAGTTTGACCGCGGCGGACGTCCAGTCGGGCATTCGGCGACGGACCCAGCGCTCTCGACATCGGTACCGCGCCACTTCCTGTTCCACCGGCGGGAGACGGCCGAACGCATTCGGGCGCTCGCGGGTGTCTCCGAACATTCGAACATTGCCGATCATGTCCGAAAGTCGGTGTCCTAGCCGCCATTCTTCGATCGAACGGTGTTCGTTGATCAAGCGATCGGACAGTCTCTCGCACTGCCGAAGGACAGGTTCATTCACGATCGAATCGAGGATCACCCGACCCTCGCATAGGTCGTAGAAACGGCTCAACCGGGGGTGGCTCTGTGTGCGTGCAAATTCGAATGCAAATTGCATGCGCTCACCGGGGCTCTCCAAACCGCTGATTTCGCCCACGGACTGCAATGCGTTGAACCAGACCTGCGTCAGTTCGGCGTGGTACCACGCAATCTTCGGCTCTTGCTCCAGCGAGCCCAGTAGCGCATCCGATTCGGCGACCCACGCCCGGGTAAGCAGATTGGCGCCGTCGAAGCGGATAGCCGTTTCGTCCAGCAACCATGATTCGCACCATGCCGGTTCTGGACTAAGAATGCCGCAGACGGTTGCAACCCACTGCAAGGCTGGACCGTCGTGGGCGGTTGCGGAGAGGTCCACGAATTCCCGAATCACCTCCGGGTCGGGCATTCTCGGACGGTCCATCGCGGTGAGAAGGTACGCCAGGGCCGCGGCTTGCGTTCGCTCCGAGGTCTCGTCGCGCATGGCCTCGGCCAGAGTGCGCATCGTCTCGTAGAGCTGCCTATCCTTGTCGCTGAGGTCGGTATGGAAGTAGGTTTCCGTCGAGTGGGAGCCGGTGTCGCTTGCCGGATCAATTCCTTCAATCTTCGTACCTGCAGTTCGATCCTGCCGGGCACTCGCGATTGCCGGATTAAGTGTCGGAAGCAAAACAACCAGCGCGATGATCGATCGCAGTATGTGAGTGCATTTCGGCGACTCCGTGTCTCCAAAAGCTCCGTCGCTCGGCCGTCGCGCCTTCGAAAGAAATGCCGGACATCGAGGGTGTGGAGCGTCCATCAATGTGATGCGTTCTCGGACAGAAGCGTCGGGTTCGAGCAATCGACGCCAGCGCGCTCGGCGGCGCGGGCGTAGGCGCGAAGTTCGCCGTACTCAAGCTGCTCGGCGATCCAGGCCTCGACCTCGTCGCGAGTCATGGTTTCCCAAGTCGATCGGAGTGCCTCCGAGTTACAGATATGAGTAGCGTAGACATCCTCTGACTGGCCCTTCAATATCTCGTCCTCCTCCGCATTGCCGGCGCGTTCAGCCAATTGGCGACGCAAGGCCATTCCGACCATGTGCTCGAACAACGTCCGACCGGTTTCGACGAATTCATCGCCGAATCGAGCGCAGGCTGCGGTGGCGTCGTCCTCCGGGTCTTCCCGCAACTCACAGAATTGCGCGAGTGGGCCGAAGCTGGGCACGGCGAAAGAAGACTGAATGATGGCGGCGGACATGACGAACATCGGATAGCTCATCTCCAGTTCGAACTGTTCGTCATCGCGGAGCGTCTCTAGCTCGGGATATAGCTCGGGATACCAAGTGGCGCCGGCTTCGTCGTAGTACGAGCGGACTCGCGTGCTCTGCAGAAGGGCGGACTCGATGGTCGTCTCGTCAAGCAGCGGAAGGCGTGGCAGCAGGTTGCCGGAATCGTGTTTCACGATCGCTGCGTCCAATCCTGCGGCCAAGCAGAAATTCTCGATATTGTTGTGGCTGCAGGAAGAGGCCAACCAGGCCAATGCGGCCGGGTCGGTGATGGATTGGATCTGCGCCTCGAGTTCGTCGAGCTTTTCATCGGGTGCTTCGATCGGATGCAACAAGTTGGTCAGTTGCCAGGCCAGAC
Above is a genomic segment from Halomonas denitrificans containing:
- a CDS encoding M48 family metallopeptidase; this translates as MSEAFQLRRHRRARRVTLRVKADASLVVTAPPRVPERVIRDFLAERADWIERARGRLQAVRDQRPEHLNDTHPNTIELPAIGRVLDIRYAEGDRPRWRARGVDCIELQAAEASDDARALLIDLLKAMARGSLEPRVLEFAERHGLKPGRITWRNQVSRWGSCAASGNLSLNVRLLLLDRDVCDYVLLHELAHLEHPNHSRAFWAKVEAMCPDYKLRERALKAASRAMPVWVTG